From a single Schistosoma mansoni strain Puerto Rico chromosome 4, complete genome genomic region:
- a CDS encoding putative phosphatidylethanolamine-binding protein, translating into MLSSNLITCSRGTFFIPVRYYLMRKSYVPPVLEPGVYPHPKRQVPECGRKTFKERIKELAMKPNDLSSLESVDIGLPYVFPKESTILKRLDLEPQARKRTLQVPLDVIHSPSEDNEAPVRRLNVAQHYGIFNSLFGPPHIFVPVVNFEIEYLKPDDEPDISDEGKCNERSTTYVQPVFSGNLISANIAMNPPFINLSAAPNNFYWTLLMTCPDEPIGSDSCEPSNEYIHWMVTNLQSISEGVGVIGDEIIPYMPPIPYQGTGYHRYIFILYRQDHGKIDLNQWRKGNPTGCGLQSERGFSTLEFYRSLEDEITPAGLAFFQSVWDESVRSYFRYKLDSPEPVFEIQFPDARLPPQQKFPVADTWNKPRRHPQGIPLIRERYGVHSDVSFDVYLDRYRDRKELYEEIIHERLANEGNPLDPEEPRRKIYEYPAAVPIPPKMPSWWVKQEMQRRLRRGRWRELNGHDG; encoded by the exons ATGCTATCTTCTAACCTGATCACGTGCTCAAGAGGTACTTTCTTTATACCTGTTCGGTATTACCTGATGAGAAAGAGTTATGTGCCACCGGTACTTGAGCCTGGTGTCTATCCACATCCGAAACGTCAAGTGCCGGAATGTGGTCGGAAAACATTCAAAGAAAGAATCAAAG AATTAGCTATGAAACCAAACGATCTTTCATCATTGGAATCCGTTGACATTGGATTACCGTACGTTTTCCCTAAAGAATCAACAATTTTGAAGAGACTGGATCTGGAACCTCAAGCCCGTAAAAGGACACTACAAGTCCCACTTGACGTAATTCATTCACCGAGTGAAGATAATGAAGCCCCAGTTCGTCGGCTAAATGTTGCGCAGCATTACGGTATCTTTAACTCACTTTTTGGACCGCCTCATATCTTCGTCCCTGTTGTGAATTTCGAAATCGAGTATTTAAAACCAGATGATGAGCCTGATATTTCGGACGAAGGCAAATGTAATGAGCGGTCGACTACATATGTACAACCCGTGTTTAGTGGAAATCTAATATCTGCCAATATAGCTATG AATCCTCCATTTATTAACTTGTCTGCAGCACCAAACAATTTCTACTGGACTTTGTTGATGACATGTCCGGACGAACCCATTGGCAGCGATAGTTGTGAACCATCTAATGAATATATTCACTGGATGGT GACAAATCTACAGTCCATATCAGAAGGTGTTGGTGTTATTGGTGATGAGATTATTCCATATATGCCACCTATACCGTACCAAGGAACTGGCTATCATCGGtatatatttattctttatCGACAAGATCATGGGAAAATTGATTTAAATCAGTGGAGAAAGGGAAATCCCACTGGATg TGGTCTTCAATCTGAACGCGGCTTCAGCACATTAGAGTTTTATCGAAGTTTAGAAGATGAAATAACTCCTGCTGGTTTAGCATTTTTTCAGTCAGTCTGGGATGAAAGTGTGCGATCTTATTTTCGCTATAAACTTG ACTCACCAGAACCAGTCTTTGAAATTCAATTCCCAGATGCTCGTTTGCCACCTCAACAGAAATTTCCAGTCGCTGATACATGGAATAAACCTCGTCGCCACCCTCAGGGTATTCCTTTGATAAGAGAAAGATATGGTGTGCACAGTGATGTATCTTTTGATGTATACTTGGATCGTTATCGAGATCGTAAAGAATTATACGAGGAGATAATTCACGAACGATTAGCAAATGAAGGTAATCCTCTTGATCCAGAAGAACCTCGTcgtaaaatatatgaatatccAGCTGCTGTTCCGATTCCTCCAAAAATGCCTAGTTGGTGGGTCAAACAGGAAATGCAGCGTCGCCTACGTCGTGGTAGGTGGAGAGAATTGAATGGACATGACGGTTAA